Part of the Catalinimonas alkaloidigena genome is shown below.
ACCGAGAAGATGAACTTTACTTTCGCGAGACCAACCATGAGTTGCTGATTACTTATAGTGGGGGGGAGATATCAGAAAATCTGTTTACATATGAAGTATCAGTAGGTGGAAACCGGATGAAGCAAATTAGCTCCACTACCCGTAATTATGCTCCCGGCCTTACGATCCCCGGCTTATTTAACCTGGGCAATGCCCGTGGAAATATCATTACCAATCAGTTTGACCAGGAAAAGCAGATCAATAGTATTTTTGGCCTGGCCAATATCGCTTACCAAAATATGATTTTTCTGGATCTGACCGCTCGTAATGACTGGTCCAGTACGCTTCCTATAAATAATAATTCATACTTCTATCCATCAGTTTCTCTGAGTGCAGTGATTTCTGATTTGTTTGATATTTCTCCTTCATCGCCTATCGCATTCGCTAAAATCAGAGCGGGCTATGCGCAGGTGGGTGGTGATACAGATCCCTACAATATCGCAAATGTGTATGAATTTGGAAATATCTGGGGTGGTCAGCCTGTAGCAAACAAAAGTGCTTTGCTTCGTAATCCCGATCTTAAGCCCGAGACTACCTCTACTTTTGAATTAGGAACGGATATCAGGTTTTTTGATGATCGGCTAGGTATAGATTTTACCTATTATTACATCAGCAGCCGTGACCAGATTTTGCAGGTACCCCTGGCCCAAACTACTGGTTATGCAGCGCGCCTGCTCAATGCCGGTGAGATTCAGAATAAAGGAGTAGAGTTGATGTTAAGAGCTACACCTCTGGAAACCAATGCAGGCTTAAACTGGGATGTTTCTTTGAATTTTGCCAGAAACAGAAGCGAAGTAATTTCTTTAGCTGATGGGATTACCAATTATCAAATCGCGCCAGATATGTATCCCGGAGACGGTGGACAGGACCTTTCACTGGAAGCCAGGGTAGGAGAGCCTATGGGGCAATTGGTAGGACTTGACCTGCAAAGAGTTCAGGAAGGCCCTTATGCCGGAGAGGTAATCCATCAGAACGGAATCCCTTTGGTAAATACAGAAAAAGTTAGTGCCGGAACCTATCAGCCAGATTTTACTTTCGGTCTTTATAATACTTTCAACTACAAAAATTTCAGCTTTGGATTTCTGTTTGACGGACGTGTAGGGGGCAAAATCTTTAGCCGTACCCACACCATGCTGGTGAGTGGTGGCGCAATTACCAATGAAGACGATGAAAAGATCGGTAGTATACTGGAAGGTAGGGTGGAACATGAGCCTTTACAGTATGATGCAGAAGGAAACCCTCCATTGGATGAAAATGGAAATTACGTCTGGGGGCCTTTTGTTGACGAAGGTAGCTTTGTGGGTCCGGGAGTGATGAATGTAGGTACTGAGGAAAATCCTGAATATGTACCTAATGATGAGCCTGTGGCTACCCGGGATTACATCTACCGATACTATAACAATATTTTTAACAGGGATATTATTACCACAGGTACTTTTGAAAATACCTGGGTAAAGTTAAGAGAGGTGATCATATCCTATAACTTACCTGCTTCCTTTACTGACCGCATTGGTTTACAGGCTGCTTCTGTATCTCTGGTAGGACGTAATCTTCTGCTGTTTACAGATGTGCCAACCATTGATCCCGAAGCATTTTCAATCAGGGATGGAAGGATTATCCAAGGGTTTGAGAGTACCCAGTTACCTTCTACCAGAAGTTTCGGCTTCAATATTAGTATCCGTCTGTAATCAATATTTCAAATAAAAATTGACCAATATGAAATCATTTATATATATATGCTTGATAGGATTGTTAGTGATAGCTGGCGCCTGTGATGAAGGCTTTGAAGAGGTGAATTCCAATCCTAATCAACCGGAAGAAGTAGCACCTAGCGCCATTTTGCCTCAGATTATCAGGTCTTCTGTTAATGCTTCAGTGGATCAGAGTTATCTGGTAGGCAATAACATTGTGCAACTTACCGCCAAAACCTTAAGGGTAGAAGTAGATATTTACAACTGGAATGCATTTGCCAATATTACCTGGTTTCCAATGTATGAGAGCCTACGCAATGTAATTGCTTTAGAACAAATCGCGGAGGAGCAGGAGCATGACAACTATCAGGCGGTTGCGCTGATCATGAAATCCTGGATTTTTTCGGTATTGACCGATGCATATGGAGATATTCCTTATTATGAAGCC
Proteins encoded:
- a CDS encoding SusC/RagA family TonB-linked outer membrane protein, with translation MRSTFTRLWFIHFHHVHSLIASLLFITCFGVASHSAMAQDKTVKGSVKDASSGEALIGVSVVIQGTSQGTVTDVNGDYRVQVSSPDDVLVFSFIGYQTVNERVGERNTINLEMQVDTKQLSEVVVTALGVERESKSLGYTVQKVSGEEITQARETNVINALAGKVAGVNIVGSSSGPTASSNITIRGQSSLSGNNQPLFVVNGLPITNGLNSPGDGLNGSTTIDFGNAASLINPDDIAEISVLKGPTAAALYGTRAANGVVLITTKTGKDAEGFGVEINSNTSFQSVLRWPDYQNSYGGGGYGKRDYVNGTQYTGSYDAFGESWGPPMDGRLVRQFGSEGEPVPFNPSPDNIKNFFRTGRTFTNNVALNYHKDEADFRLSYTNLDQQGVVPNSDLSRNTFFTSAGTRIAEKLSVRGNMFYIDGQSGNVPNAGYDESSSIMYGWLWYPRNLPISKLEDYWEVEDVQQRNHESLWTNNPYFLVNENTNSYQRRRFIGNVNLIYDITDNLKARFRTSGDVNNESRQFRRAVSTRGTPEEQGSYREDELYFRETNHELLITYSGGEISENLFTYEVSVGGNRMKQISSTTRNYAPGLTIPGLFNLGNARGNIITNQFDQEKQINSIFGLANIAYQNMIFLDLTARNDWSSTLPINNNSYFYPSVSLSAVISDLFDISPSSPIAFAKIRAGYAQVGGDTDPYNIANVYEFGNIWGGQPVANKSALLRNPDLKPETTSTFELGTDIRFFDDRLGIDFTYYYISSRDQILQVPLAQTTGYAARLLNAGEIQNKGVELMLRATPLETNAGLNWDVSLNFARNRSEVISLADGITNYQIAPDMYPGDGGQDLSLEARVGEPMGQLVGLDLQRVQEGPYAGEVIHQNGIPLVNTEKVSAGTYQPDFTFGLYNTFNYKNFSFGFLFDGRVGGKIFSRTHTMLVSGGAITNEDDEKIGSILEGRVEHEPLQYDAEGNPPLDENGNYVWGPFVDEGSFVGPGVMNVGTEENPEYVPNDEPVATRDYIYRYYNNIFNRDIITTGTFENTWVKLREVIISYNLPASFTDRIGLQAASVSLVGRNLLLFTDVPTIDPEAFSIRDGRIIQGFESTQLPSTRSFGFNISIRL